Proteins from a genomic interval of Phenylobacterium sp. LH3H17:
- a CDS encoding citrate synthase, with protein sequence MTSHAAKTDWIAADEARERLGVRPQTLYAYVSRGRVQVRVDPRDPRRSLYRAADIAALTDRKTRSRKVAEVAAGAIAWGEPVLASAITTISGGRLYYRGRDAVTLSDTETLEAVARLLRGGHGVALKRTDRPSPPEGPDMRSRAFAALAARAGVDPPARGRNPMALAVEAATLLDVLTDAVAGQVGGGAIANRLALAWGLGPGGTGADLIRRALVLLADHELNASTFAARVAASTGASLAASALAGLAALSGPRHGGAAAACQSFAAQAAATSPRAAIAALLAEDRLIPGFGHNLYPQSDPRAEALLERFTPTPDMQALQGAVTAVTGLAPNVDFALVSLAQTLKLPRDAPFALFAVARCAGWIAHAIEQGQTDQLIRPRARYVGVDVEGG encoded by the coding sequence ATGACCAGCCACGCCGCCAAGACCGACTGGATTGCCGCCGACGAGGCCCGCGAGCGCCTGGGCGTCCGGCCCCAGACCCTCTACGCCTATGTCAGTCGCGGCCGGGTCCAGGTCAGGGTCGATCCCCGCGATCCCCGCCGCAGCCTCTATCGGGCGGCCGACATCGCCGCGCTCACCGATCGCAAGACCCGGAGCCGCAAGGTGGCCGAGGTGGCCGCCGGCGCCATCGCCTGGGGCGAGCCGGTCCTGGCCTCGGCGATCACCACCATTTCGGGCGGACGGCTCTACTACCGAGGCCGCGACGCCGTGACCCTGTCGGACACCGAGACCCTGGAGGCCGTGGCCCGGTTGCTGCGCGGCGGACATGGGGTGGCGCTGAAACGAACCGACCGGCCCAGCCCGCCGGAGGGGCCTGACATGCGCTCGCGGGCTTTCGCGGCCCTGGCCGCCCGGGCCGGGGTCGACCCACCGGCGCGGGGGCGCAATCCCATGGCGCTCGCCGTGGAGGCCGCGACCCTGCTGGACGTGCTGACCGACGCCGTGGCGGGACAGGTGGGCGGAGGAGCGATCGCCAACCGGCTGGCCCTGGCCTGGGGCCTGGGACCGGGCGGGACGGGGGCCGACCTGATCCGCCGCGCCCTGGTGCTGCTGGCCGATCACGAGCTCAACGCCTCGACCTTCGCCGCTCGGGTGGCGGCCTCCACGGGCGCCTCCCTGGCGGCCAGCGCGCTGGCGGGGCTGGCGGCGCTGTCGGGGCCCCGGCACGGCGGGGCGGCGGCGGCCTGTCAGAGCTTCGCCGCCCAGGCCGCGGCCACCAGTCCCCGCGCCGCCATCGCGGCTCTGCTGGCCGAGGACCGGCTGATCCCCGGCTTCGGCCACAACCTCTATCCGCAGAGCGACCCGCGCGCCGAGGCTCTGCTGGAGCGGTTCACGCCGACGCCGGACATGCAGGCCCTGCAGGGCGCGGTCACGGCGGTCACCGGCCTGGCCCCCAATGTGGACTTCGCCCTGGTCTCCCTGGCGCAGACCCTGAAGCTGCCCAGGGACGCGCCCTTCGCCCTCTTCGCCGTCGCCCGCTGCGCCGGCTGGATCGCCCACGCCATCGAGCAAGGCCAGACCGACCAGCTCATCCGGCCAAGGGCGCGCTACGTGGGGGTGGATGTGGAGGGGGGATAG
- a CDS encoding endonuclease domain-containing protein: protein MPRNVPTDRARALRANDTRAEARLWEVLRNRRLGGWKWRRQVPVGAYIVDFLCLENRLVIELDGAQHADAVAYDERRTAFLQTQGFTILRFWNHAVFEGREGVCDAILEACGGESPNMPDLPNLPD from the coding sequence GTGCCGCGCAACGTGCCCACAGATCGAGCGCGGGCGCTTCGCGCCAACGACACACGAGCGGAAGCTCGCCTGTGGGAGGTCCTGCGAAATCGCCGACTGGGCGGTTGGAAGTGGCGCCGCCAGGTTCCGGTTGGCGCTTACATCGTCGACTTCCTCTGCCTTGAGAACCGGCTCGTCATTGAGCTCGATGGCGCTCAGCATGCAGATGCTGTCGCGTACGACGAGCGCCGCACGGCGTTCCTGCAGACTCAGGGGTTCACGATTTTGCGCTTCTGGAATCACGCTGTGTTCGAAGGCCGCGAAGGCGTTTGTGATGCGATCCTGGAAGCGTGCGGCGGCGAGTCGCCAAACATGCCGGACTTGCCGAACCTGCCCGATTGA